From Granulicella sp. WH15, the proteins below share one genomic window:
- a CDS encoding alpha-L-fucosidase produces MFLSRRISLCLAALACLSVAPALTAQAPAPLGNRPERLEWFRDQGLGLFIHWSVDSQLGVIISHSLAGASDEYVDRFYRDLPQTFNPTHLDPEGLARLARVAGFRYMMFTTKHHNGFCMWDTKTVSFNSMQTPYKKDITAELFAAFRSQGVSPGAYFSPDDFLWLHQNGKQIQRLVPEVQPSRNPGLMKLDKDQVTELMSHYGPVAAVFFDGEAKELRDLVWKMQPDAVVTRGAIETPEQNIPGAPLPGAWETNMTLGTAWGYQPTDERYKSVRDLLRILIQTRSRGGNLLLNIGLKPDGSLPIEQEEGLRTLGAWMFINSDAIYGTRPWVVTNEGKVWFTRSKDKRSLYAIVDDDDAAPAWKRGTWREFTLKTVRATSTTTVGLLGQNDQLVEYRPELKPQGSFHQEADGLHVRVMRAQRLRDSDSWPYPSVIKLTNVEEAFAPPTVHTLPPLTMNNGSITLRGSWQDAADAPGTEFGFDYRLITGEDKLSRLHGWQHLPLQPAAHSGEFSAVFHPEPGEQYEYRAVLKHPLLMLFGEEIQLPKR; encoded by the coding sequence ATGTTTTTATCTCGACGCATCAGTCTCTGTCTTGCGGCCTTGGCTTGTTTATCTGTAGCTCCTGCTCTCACAGCACAGGCGCCTGCTCCTCTGGGGAATCGTCCTGAACGGCTGGAATGGTTTCGCGATCAGGGACTGGGTCTCTTTATTCATTGGAGCGTCGATTCGCAGCTCGGTGTCATCATCAGTCACTCCCTTGCAGGTGCGAGCGACGAGTATGTCGACCGCTTCTATCGAGATCTACCTCAGACCTTCAACCCTACGCACCTCGACCCTGAAGGTCTTGCGAGACTGGCCAGAGTAGCAGGCTTTCGCTACATGATGTTTACCACTAAGCATCACAATGGATTCTGCATGTGGGATACAAAGACTGTCTCGTTCAATAGTATGCAGACCCCTTACAAAAAAGACATTACGGCCGAGTTGTTTGCTGCATTTCGCAGCCAGGGCGTATCCCCCGGGGCGTACTTCTCACCGGACGATTTTCTCTGGCTCCATCAGAATGGCAAACAGATTCAGAGGCTGGTTCCAGAGGTGCAACCCAGCAGGAATCCGGGACTTATGAAGTTAGATAAGGATCAGGTCACGGAACTGATGAGCCACTATGGACCAGTGGCGGCCGTATTCTTCGACGGAGAAGCAAAGGAACTCCGTGATCTGGTCTGGAAGATGCAGCCGGATGCAGTTGTAACTCGTGGCGCGATTGAGACGCCTGAACAAAATATCCCTGGCGCGCCGCTTCCAGGCGCCTGGGAGACAAATATGACGCTAGGAACTGCCTGGGGATATCAGCCAACGGATGAACGCTACAAGTCCGTGCGTGATCTACTGCGTATTCTGATCCAGACGCGCTCTCGCGGGGGCAATCTACTGCTGAATATTGGGCTGAAACCAGACGGCTCACTGCCAATCGAACAAGAAGAGGGGTTACGCACCCTTGGTGCATGGATGTTTATCAACTCCGACGCAATCTATGGCACACGGCCATGGGTGGTAACCAATGAGGGGAAGGTCTGGTTTACGCGATCAAAAGATAAACGCTCGCTTTATGCAATTGTGGATGATGACGATGCTGCGCCAGCGTGGAAACGCGGCACATGGCGCGAGTTCACGCTGAAGACAGTACGTGCGACATCAACCACTACCGTTGGTCTTCTGGGCCAAAACGATCAGCTAGTGGAATATCGTCCGGAACTGAAGCCGCAAGGCTCCTTTCATCAGGAGGCAGATGGGCTTCATGTTCGCGTGATGCGAGCACAGCGACTGCGCGATAGCGATTCATGGCCTTATCCTTCTGTAATCAAGCTCACCAATGTGGAAGAGGCCTTTGCGCCTCCTACAGTGCATACACTTCCTCCACTGACGATGAACAACGGATCGATCACGCTGCGAGGAAGCTGGCAAGATGCGGCAGACGCGCCCGGGACTGAGTTTGGCTTTGACTATCGCCTCATCACCGGCGAAGACAAGCTCTCTAGATTGCATGGATGGCAACATCTACCATTGCAGCCGGCTGCACATTCAGGAGAGTTCTCCGCGGTCTTTCACCCTGAGCCCGGTGAGCAATACGAGTATCGTGCGGTGCTGAAACACCCTCTGCTCATGCTCTTCGGCGAAGAGATACAGCTTCCGAAACGCTAA
- a CDS encoding beta-propeller fold lactonase family protein, producing MDTMTKQPSQWTRRTFSTGLAIFAGIPSLSLKALAKSLNDDQKDAAGFAYIGSEAGEGAIHVFDTTGDHWRPMQRVPAMRPAHLERHPSLPILYAVHAVDLWDHLPRGAVSAYSINASSGRLQLLNTRALSLSATSPRHAVVTDNGAHLIVAAQKGGSYDLLPIASDGSLMASESVRKEVGLVEGLITKTAQPRCILRHPDGSTLLTADSGNEAMHSFKIEAGLLQRQASLRIHPQAGPSQIDHSSDGKWIYALNSINGSLSVHAWNQVSKQISAASQVIALPRPGATLMAMHPERRFLVTAGVDDRALAIHSLSIDHRTGRLALVESTQQRERLSALAFSPNGEYLVGVGADSGQIIRLSFDSQTGVIRNRQSIAQVDSASCVAFHSA from the coding sequence ATGGACACCATGACCAAACAACCGAGCCAATGGACGCGGCGGACGTTTTCAACTGGATTAGCAATATTTGCGGGAATACCTTCTCTTAGCCTAAAAGCCTTGGCCAAGTCACTGAATGACGATCAAAAAGATGCAGCCGGATTTGCTTATATTGGCTCGGAAGCAGGTGAGGGTGCGATCCACGTCTTCGATACCACCGGTGACCATTGGCGGCCAATGCAGAGAGTCCCGGCCATGCGGCCAGCCCATCTGGAAAGACACCCTTCCCTTCCGATCCTCTACGCAGTTCATGCAGTTGACCTATGGGATCATCTTCCCCGTGGCGCAGTAAGTGCATATTCTATCAATGCCTCTTCGGGCCGCCTGCAGCTACTCAATACACGCGCCTTGTCGCTTTCGGCCACGTCTCCACGACATGCAGTAGTAACCGATAACGGAGCGCACCTGATTGTTGCAGCCCAGAAGGGCGGCTCGTACGATCTCCTTCCCATTGCCTCCGATGGAAGTTTGATGGCCTCTGAAAGCGTTAGAAAAGAGGTTGGTCTCGTGGAAGGGCTTATAACGAAAACAGCACAACCGAGATGTATCCTTCGGCATCCGGATGGCTCGACACTTCTTACAGCCGATTCCGGCAACGAGGCAATGCATTCCTTCAAAATAGAAGCTGGCTTGCTACAACGCCAAGCAAGTCTACGTATTCATCCGCAGGCAGGGCCTTCACAGATTGACCACTCCAGCGATGGGAAGTGGATCTATGCGCTGAACTCAATCAATGGCTCTCTCAGCGTCCATGCTTGGAATCAGGTCTCCAAACAGATTTCCGCAGCTTCTCAGGTTATTGCACTCCCCCGGCCCGGGGCAACACTTATGGCGATGCATCCAGAAAGACGTTTTCTTGTGACGGCGGGTGTAGATGACCGCGCGCTCGCCATACATTCTTTGAGCATCGACCATCGGACCGGACGCTTGGCTCTCGTTGAATCGACGCAGCAGCGCGAAAGACTCAGTGCTCTTGCTTTTTCGCCGAACGGGGAATATCTGGTAGGAGTTGGTGCAGACTCCGGCCAAATCATTCGCTTGAGCTTCGACTCCCAAACAGGCGTAATCCGCAATCGCCAGAGCATCGCACAAGTTGATTCCGCATCCTGCGTTGCCTTTCACTCAGCCTGA
- a CDS encoding lactonase family protein, producing MNSHNFPEARMISRRSFLVSLPAITLSARTAFGRAGAPMQTRRIFIGTGGRGPGQGIFTADWNAATGEIGVITLAAEVASPTFLATHRRGTESLIYAVTEAGGKDAKISAYTTVAGEARLKLLNISDTQGGGPTHVSVSPDGRCVFVANYGGGSVSSYRVLADGSLSGPVSHFQFSGSGPVQERQEKPHTHSAITSPDGRFVFVNDLGLDRIMIYRLDSNTAEMTPCDPPYFSSRPGSGPRHLAWNPNGRFVYCANELDSTVDVLAWDKKKTSLRLIGSLSSLPENFPKGTAFVGEIASSADGRNVYAGNRVADDTIAVFDVNRKTGLLTQVQLADGGGKNARHIALDPSQRWLVISHQDSNDLTVLERNQVNGRLSSPIHSYPLSKPMCAVFV from the coding sequence ATGAACTCGCATAACTTCCCCGAGGCGCGCATGATCTCACGACGTAGTTTCCTAGTCTCACTACCTGCCATAACGCTTTCAGCTCGCACCGCCTTTGGTCGCGCCGGTGCTCCTATGCAGACCCGGCGCATCTTTATCGGTACAGGCGGACGCGGCCCTGGACAAGGCATTTTCACGGCCGATTGGAATGCAGCCACGGGTGAGATTGGAGTCATCACCCTGGCAGCAGAGGTTGCCTCGCCTACGTTCCTGGCCACGCACAGGAGAGGCACTGAGAGCCTCATCTATGCGGTTACAGAGGCTGGGGGCAAGGACGCCAAGATAAGCGCGTACACGACGGTGGCAGGCGAAGCGCGCCTCAAACTGCTCAATATCTCCGATACGCAGGGTGGAGGTCCGACTCATGTGTCGGTCTCACCGGATGGCCGTTGCGTCTTTGTGGCGAACTATGGTGGTGGCAGCGTGAGCTCTTATCGTGTGCTTGCCGATGGCTCGCTCTCCGGGCCTGTCTCGCACTTCCAGTTTAGTGGCAGTGGACCAGTCCAAGAGCGTCAGGAGAAGCCACATACTCACTCTGCGATTACCTCTCCTGATGGCCGGTTTGTATTCGTCAATGATCTGGGGTTGGATCGGATCATGATCTATCGGTTGGACTCCAACACTGCCGAGATGACGCCTTGCGACCCTCCTTACTTTTCTTCACGGCCGGGCAGCGGCCCTCGGCACCTGGCATGGAATCCCAATGGGCGATTTGTCTACTGCGCCAATGAGCTTGATTCCACGGTCGATGTGCTGGCATGGGATAAGAAGAAGACGTCGTTGCGCTTGATCGGCTCTCTGTCGTCGCTCCCGGAGAACTTTCCGAAAGGCACCGCGTTTGTCGGCGAGATCGCATCTTCTGCCGATGGCAGGAATGTCTATGCCGGAAACCGTGTGGCTGACGATACGATTGCCGTCTTCGACGTGAACAGGAAAACAGGCCTTCTGACACAGGTGCAGCTTGCGGACGGGGGCGGTAAAAACGCCCGTCATATCGCACTGGATCCCTCACAGCGCTGGCTGGTTATCTCACACCAGGACAGCAATGATCTTACCGTGCTGGAACGGAACCAGGTAAACGGAAGACTCTCGTCTCCCATTCATTCTTATCCTCTCAGCAAGCCGATGTGCGCCGTTTTTGTGTAA
- a CDS encoding FAD-binding protein produces MAATVTKQDPRYPTLSRGKNARFPAKPSDAVSRIEVCESAAEAAEALQRIVSAGLRPTVRSGGHCYEDFVANNPNGAIIDVSLLNHTSSAPGGKGPYQVGAGTVLGAAYTELYRKYNLTIPGGSCYSVAAGGHLSGGGYGLLTRLQGLSVDWITGVDILTVEADGKVVNRHVSKAQDADLFRALRGAGGANFGVITSFYFDKLPPAPRSLSSAGVSFPWETMTEEKFIHIARTYGEYFEKRGQEPDTWALFTFMGLTHKGIGQRIAVSASYHHMDEKNDLSIPTEFLDLFLKCGDAEALADPAITGHQQQQQAGRQQQLTPCIAGQHRFTTRPWLDATIGDGGGAGANGTTRGKYKSCYMKKNFTVEELRRMYAHLTRDIPGMTTGGIIAVDSYGGASNKPAMANETAIPQRASIMKLQYQMYWQNPEEDEARLKYFDELYTDVYSANMDAKHAGTPFHNNFYEGCYINYPDVDMVRYPFWPELYYGTTGLYPFLQGVKKKYDPNNIFHHSMTVRG; encoded by the coding sequence ATGGCTGCCACGGTTACGAAGCAGGACCCCCGCTACCCTACGCTTTCGAGAGGCAAGAATGCACGATTTCCCGCAAAGCCATCGGACGCTGTTTCGCGGATAGAGGTATGCGAGAGCGCGGCCGAAGCGGCTGAGGCTCTACAACGCATCGTAAGCGCGGGGTTGCGACCCACTGTTCGCTCCGGCGGTCATTGTTATGAGGACTTCGTTGCCAATAATCCGAATGGCGCGATTATTGATGTAAGTCTACTGAATCACACATCGAGCGCGCCTGGAGGAAAAGGTCCATATCAGGTTGGAGCGGGAACGGTATTGGGTGCTGCCTATACCGAACTCTATCGGAAATATAATTTGACCATTCCAGGGGGCAGCTGCTATTCGGTAGCAGCCGGAGGACATCTTAGTGGCGGCGGCTATGGGCTGTTGACTCGTCTTCAAGGACTCTCTGTGGATTGGATAACCGGCGTCGATATTCTGACGGTCGAAGCCGATGGCAAAGTCGTAAACCGCCATGTTAGCAAGGCGCAAGATGCCGATCTATTTCGCGCGTTGCGCGGTGCTGGCGGGGCAAACTTTGGAGTCATCACCAGCTTCTATTTCGATAAGCTCCCGCCAGCACCGCGAAGCTTGAGTAGCGCGGGTGTCTCCTTCCCCTGGGAGACCATGACGGAAGAAAAGTTCATCCATATTGCACGGACCTATGGAGAGTACTTTGAGAAGAGAGGCCAGGAACCAGATACATGGGCACTCTTCACCTTTATGGGACTAACGCATAAAGGAATCGGTCAGCGCATTGCTGTCAGCGCCTCTTACCATCACATGGATGAAAAAAACGATCTCAGCATCCCGACAGAGTTTCTTGACTTGTTTCTGAAGTGCGGCGATGCTGAGGCGCTGGCGGACCCGGCTATCACCGGACACCAGCAGCAACAACAGGCAGGACGCCAGCAACAACTGACTCCCTGCATAGCTGGACAGCATCGCTTCACCACACGTCCCTGGCTCGACGCGACAATAGGCGATGGTGGAGGAGCTGGCGCAAACGGAACGACGCGCGGGAAATACAAATCCTGCTATATGAAGAAAAACTTTACCGTGGAGGAGCTGCGACGCATGTATGCGCATTTGACGCGAGACATCCCCGGTATGACGACCGGCGGCATCATTGCTGTCGACTCCTACGGTGGCGCGTCGAACAAGCCCGCTATGGCGAATGAGACCGCTATCCCGCAGCGCGCGTCAATCATGAAGCTGCAGTATCAGATGTACTGGCAGAATCCTGAAGAAGATGAAGCTCGGCTAAAGTACTTCGACGAACTCTACACCGATGTGTACTCAGCCAACATGGACGCAAAGCACGCCGGAACCCCGTTCCATAACAATTTTTATGAAGGCTGTTATATCAATTACCCGGATGTAGATATGGTGCGATATCCATTCTGGCCGGAGCTCTACTACGGAACAACAGGCCTTTATCCCTTTCTCCAGGGCGTGAAAAAGAAGTACGACCCCAATAATATTTTTCATCACAGCATGACGGTCCGAGGCTAG
- a CDS encoding hydrogen peroxide-inducible genes activator, producing MEFHQLRYVCAIAETGSFSRAAERCQVAQPSLSQQVLKLEEDLGAKLFDRLGRSIRLTEAGRAFLPHARSVLSQMEAARSSVADKSTDIHGSVAVGVIPTIAPYLMPRYTASFTRKHPEAKLRIVEETTPILVESLRDLSIDLAILALPLRHRDLELFPILTEPLFAVLPKGHPHASAKSLAIKDLRGESFVMLRDGHCFRDLSIDACTHARITPHIAFESGQFSSLFAMVAAGVGISLAPEMAIDRNAGCRYVRLSDVRATRTIVAAILRGRSFNRVQQAFLSGIK from the coding sequence ATGGAGTTTCACCAGTTACGTTACGTTTGTGCTATCGCGGAGACGGGCAGTTTCAGCCGCGCCGCCGAACGCTGCCAGGTCGCCCAACCCTCGCTCTCTCAGCAGGTTCTGAAGCTCGAAGAAGATCTGGGGGCAAAGCTCTTCGACCGCCTGGGCCGCAGTATCCGCCTCACCGAGGCTGGTCGCGCCTTTCTGCCCCACGCCCGCTCCGTTCTGAGCCAGATGGAGGCGGCGCGGTCCAGCGTGGCCGATAAGAGTACGGACATTCACGGCAGCGTGGCCGTGGGCGTTATCCCGACCATTGCTCCCTACCTGATGCCGCGCTACACGGCGTCCTTTACAAGGAAGCATCCGGAAGCGAAGCTGCGCATTGTTGAAGAAACGACGCCGATTCTAGTCGAAAGCCTGCGAGACCTGTCGATCGATCTTGCGATTCTGGCCCTCCCCCTGCGCCACAGAGACCTGGAGCTGTTTCCCATTCTCACTGAGCCGCTCTTTGCCGTTCTGCCCAAAGGTCATCCCCACGCCTCTGCCAAATCACTCGCCATCAAGGATCTCCGCGGAGAATCCTTCGTCATGCTACGAGATGGCCACTGTTTTCGCGACCTCAGCATAGACGCCTGCACGCACGCACGCATCACGCCTCATATCGCGTTCGAGAGCGGCCAGTTCAGCAGCCTCTTCGCAATGGTCGCCGCCGGTGTCGGCATCTCACTCGCGCCCGAAATGGCCATAGACCGGAACGCCGGTTGCCGCTATGTGCGCCTCAGCGACGTGCGCGCGACTCGCACCATCGTCGCCGCCATTCTGCGTGGACGCAGCTTCAATCGCGTCCAGCAGGCATTTCTATCAGGAATCAAATAA
- a CDS encoding ABC transporter permease — protein sequence MTLLLLAFKSLRARTLTTALTIFSIALSVMLLVGVDRLRGAAQAGFSGTLSHADLVVGARGGDLPLLLSSVFHIGNASNNISWETYQHFVQHPAVAWTIPISMGDSYRGYRVVATDDNLYAHYQYRGSHRLEFAQGRAPSGIFEAALGAEAAARLHDALGKKIVLAHGIEEKSILKHDNTPFSVVGILKPTSTPIDRAVYITLLGDEAMHFGWSDGTPPAIGETVPKLDASKLKVDQITSFLLGTKSRISTLYLQREINTYKPEPLTAIIPAYTLQELWGLLDYADTALSLVSAAVLIVGLLAMLTALYTALNERRREVAILRAVGLHARQIFMLFLIESVLIAFAGTVLGIGTVYVLLFALHSTIESRFGLPITLVGLSTRVEFYALATIISAALIGTIPAFRAYRNSLVDGLNAH from the coding sequence GTGACGCTTCTCCTTTTGGCATTTAAATCCCTTCGTGCCCGCACTCTTACAACAGCACTCACCATCTTCTCAATTGCGCTCTCCGTCATGCTGCTTGTCGGAGTCGATCGACTGCGTGGTGCCGCTCAAGCCGGATTTTCCGGGACTCTCTCCCATGCTGATCTGGTGGTCGGCGCTCGCGGAGGCGATTTGCCGCTGCTCCTCTCCAGCGTCTTCCACATCGGCAACGCCTCCAACAACATCTCGTGGGAGACGTATCAGCACTTTGTGCAGCATCCCGCCGTTGCGTGGACAATCCCAATCTCAATGGGCGACTCCTACCGCGGGTATCGTGTAGTTGCTACGGATGACAACCTCTATGCGCACTATCAGTATCGTGGAAGCCACAGGCTGGAGTTCGCGCAGGGCCGCGCACCGAGCGGTATCTTCGAGGCTGCTCTTGGAGCAGAGGCCGCCGCGCGCCTGCATGATGCTCTTGGGAAAAAGATTGTTCTCGCGCACGGCATTGAAGAAAAGTCGATCTTGAAGCACGACAACACTCCATTTTCAGTGGTGGGCATCCTGAAACCTACTTCCACCCCGATTGACCGAGCGGTGTACATCACGCTTCTTGGCGACGAGGCCATGCACTTTGGCTGGTCAGATGGCACGCCGCCCGCAATTGGTGAGACGGTGCCGAAGCTCGATGCCTCGAAGCTTAAAGTCGATCAGATTACATCATTTTTGCTTGGCACTAAATCGCGTATCAGCACTCTTTATCTTCAGCGTGAGATTAATACCTACAAGCCCGAACCGCTAACTGCAATTATTCCGGCCTACACCTTGCAGGAGCTCTGGGGTCTGCTCGATTACGCTGACACTGCGCTCTCGCTGGTCTCTGCCGCCGTGCTTATTGTTGGCCTGCTTGCCATGCTTACAGCGCTTTATACGGCCCTCAACGAACGGCGGCGGGAGGTCGCAATTCTCCGAGCCGTGGGGTTGCACGCTCGGCAGATCTTCATGCTCTTCCTCATCGAGTCGGTCCTTATCGCTTTTGCGGGAACTGTTCTGGGAATCGGTACTGTGTACGTTCTTCTCTTTGCTTTGCACTCGACGATTGAGAGTAGATTCGGCCTACCGATTACACTGGTCGGTCTGTCCACACGAGTTGAGTTCTATGCCCTGGCGACGATCATCTCTGCCGCGCTCATTGGTACAATCCCTGCTTTCCGCGCTTATCGGAACTCTCTCGTTGATGGCCTCAACGCCCATTGA